A window of Paenibacillus polygoni contains these coding sequences:
- the rihC gene encoding ribonucleoside hydrolase RihC: MRKIPIIIDTDPGIDDAAAIGLAFHRDELDVKLITTVAGNVDITNITANALKLVSFFDQDVPVARGMETPLLKPYEGSCVHGETGMDGYDFPEPTQEIIKLHAVEAIRSLLEESEEKITIVPIGPLTNIAVLLLMYPHVKHKIERIVLMGGSLSGGNMNGPAEFNMWADPHAAKIVLESDVEVVMIGLDVTLKALIGEKELAQCQNKSAEMFNAIFHHYRDGDMDHGVVMHDSCAIAYLTKPELFTIERRHIQVITEGPASGMTMEKFEEETTNMNVAVGIDSEAFQVWFLETLHRMK; the protein is encoded by the coding sequence ATGAGAAAAATTCCAATTATTATTGACACAGATCCAGGTATTGATGATGCAGCAGCGATTGGTTTGGCTTTTCATAGAGACGAATTAGACGTGAAATTAATAACTACAGTAGCCGGAAATGTTGATATTACTAATATCACAGCGAATGCCCTGAAGCTTGTATCTTTCTTTGATCAAGATGTTCCTGTTGCGAGAGGTATGGAGACCCCGTTACTCAAACCTTATGAAGGAAGCTGTGTACATGGGGAGACAGGCATGGACGGTTATGATTTTCCAGAACCTACTCAAGAGATTATAAAGCTGCATGCTGTTGAAGCGATTCGTTCCTTACTGGAGGAATCAGAAGAGAAAATAACGATTGTTCCTATTGGTCCATTAACGAATATTGCGGTACTGCTGTTAATGTATCCGCATGTGAAACACAAAATTGAGCGAATTGTACTTATGGGCGGCTCCTTATCTGGAGGAAACATGAATGGTCCAGCCGAGTTTAATATGTGGGCTGATCCTCATGCAGCGAAGATTGTACTTGAATCGGATGTAGAGGTAGTGATGATTGGTCTTGACGTAACATTGAAAGCGCTTATCGGCGAGAAAGAACTAGCTCAATGTCAAAACAAGTCTGCTGAGATGTTTAATGCAATCTTCCATCATTATAGAGATGGTGATATGGATCATGGTGTTGTTATGCATGACTCCTGTGCTATTGCATATTTAACGAAACCCGAATTGTTTACCATCGAACGCAGACATATTCAGGTTATCACCGAAGGACCAGCAAGCGGTATGACAATGGAGAAGTTTGAAGAAGAGACAACGAATATGAATGTTGCTGTTGGTATTGATTCGGAAGCTTTTCAGGTTTGGTTTCTTGAAACCCTACATCGAATGAAATAA
- the pnuC gene encoding nicotinamide riboside transporter PnuC — protein MGKCLRHPLFIIGASILAVIVGIIMKAPLLDTVVSVLGMVHVWLLMKEKMLNFIFGIIAFGCYVYIYVSSGLYAMAVVAFVQTMFLCYGWFFWNKQKQGDEVPRTNRFTRKQLQFWILGMVAAWFIWGLLEKNVFGGSLPFLNSLTAVIGLVAEFWLSRKYLENWHLFILSDALAVCTVLLSGLYPMAILYGINTLLSVQGLREWKANEHNKKIKKMNIA, from the coding sequence TTGGGCAAATGTTTGAGACATCCTCTGTTTATTATTGGTGCTAGTATATTAGCTGTTATCGTAGGTATAATTATGAAAGCCCCTTTACTTGATACGGTGGTTTCTGTACTAGGCATGGTACATGTATGGCTACTGATGAAAGAAAAGATGCTTAATTTTATTTTTGGTATTATTGCTTTTGGCTGTTACGTATATATTTATGTTTCTTCCGGATTATATGCTATGGCTGTCGTTGCTTTTGTACAAACTATGTTTCTATGCTATGGCTGGTTTTTCTGGAATAAACAAAAGCAAGGTGATGAAGTTCCCCGAACAAACCGTTTTACACGTAAACAATTACAATTTTGGATACTGGGAATGGTTGCAGCTTGGTTCATTTGGGGACTACTTGAGAAAAATGTATTTGGCGGATCTCTGCCTTTTCTGAATAGTCTAACAGCTGTTATTGGATTAGTAGCTGAATTTTGGCTCAGCCGCAAGTATCTAGAGAATTGGCATCTCTTCATTCTTTCTGATGCTTTAGCTGTATGTACAGTTCTCTTAAGTGGTTTGTACCCAATGGCAATTCTTTATGGTATCAATACGCTGCTCTCGGTCCAAGGTTTACGGGAATGGAAGGCTAATGAGCATAATAAAAAGATTAAAAAAATGAATATAGCTTAA
- a CDS encoding IS3 family transposase (programmed frameshift), whose product MSAKKGQTFNRYSEETKKEAVRLRVEEGWTYSRIMEKFGIKSESQIITWVRKCQNGEGFEDYRGRWAKKHFSSAEEENAYLKAQVEYPKKAKSKLARGGKLDFEARCQSIREISKVAPVVWLCRIAEISRAGYYKWKKNLVHREKRANRDADLKAHILSIHRIRPYFGYKRMRTALGKEGFVVNHKKVRRLMRELQIRSVIRKKRPFCGRKPSALFPNVLNREFSATAPVQKLVTDITYVRIGHEFAYLSAVMDLYNNEIVAWELSERNDLKLVMDTVQQLKDGPSLLHSDQGFQYTSKSYAKLLEEKQLTGSHSRRGNCYDNACIESFFSHLKTEKLYLEKPNNLEQARSQITEYISFYNKERFQNKLGDLSPIEFREKVAA is encoded by the exons ATGTCAGCGAAGAAAGGTCAAACTTTTAATCGATATAGTGAAGAAACGAAGAAAGAGGCTGTCCGTTTGCGAGTAGAAGAAGGGTGGACGTACAGTCGAATCATGGAGAAGTTTGGAATCAAAAGTGAGAGCCAGATTATCACATGGGTTCGTAAATGCCAAAATGGTGAGGGGTTTGAGGATTACCGGGGACGTTGGGCGAAGAAGCATTTTAGTAGTGCGGAAGAAGAAAATGCATATCTGAAAGCGCAGGTAGAATATC CTAAAAAAGCTAAATCCAAACTTGCACGGGGAGGGAAGCTGGATTTCGAAGCCCGGTGCCAGTCCATTCGAGAAATAAGCAAAGTGGCTCCCGTAGTTTGGCTATGTAGAATCGCTGAAATATCACGTGCAGGCTACTATAAATGGAAGAAGAATTTAGTTCATCGAGAGAAACGAGCAAATCGTGATGCAGATCTAAAGGCACACATCTTGAGCATTCATCGAATTCGTCCGTATTTCGGTTACAAGCGAATGCGTACTGCTTTAGGAAAAGAAGGCTTCGTTGTGAATCACAAGAAGGTCCGTCGCTTAATGAGAGAACTTCAGATTCGTTCTGTTATTCGCAAGAAACGTCCGTTTTGTGGCCGCAAACCATCGGCCTTGTTCCCTAATGTCTTAAATCGGGAATTCTCTGCGACTGCTCCTGTGCAGAAGCTTGTGACAGATATTACATATGTCCGGATTGGGCATGAATTTGCTTATCTCTCGGCTGTAATGGATTTATATAACAACGAAATAGTAGCCTGGGAACTCTCCGAGCGCAATGACCTAAAACTCGTTATGGACACTGTGCAGCAACTAAAAGATGGACCCTCTTTGCTCCATTCGGACCAAGGGTTTCAGTATACCTCGAAAAGCTATGCTAAGTTGCTTGAAGAGAAGCAGTTGACAGGGAGTCATTCCCGACGTGGAAACTGCTATGACAATGCTTGTATCGAGTCGTTCTTTTCCCACTTAAAGACGGAAAAGCTGTATTTGGAAAAGCCTAATAATCTGGAACAAGCAAGAAGCCAAATTACGGAGTATATTTCATTTTACAATAAGGAACGTTTCCAAAACAAACTCGGCGACCTCTCCCCAATCGAATTCCGGGAAAAAGTCGCCGCGTAA
- the rbsK gene encoding ribokinase: protein MVNVTVIGSSSMDFVVTTRVRPGVGETVMGESFKVVPGGKGANQAVAAARLGANVSMIGCVGDDYYGQVILDNFEKNGVVTRNVKPVTGVPSGTAHIMITDGDNNIVVVKGANNHVTPATIEKALEVIQTSDIVLIQHEIPMETVEYVSQMCEKYGVPLLLNPAPAAPLSEDILSRVTFLTPNEHEAAELFKEKHLSEVLKHYPNKLFITEGKNGVRYFNGNEEVVVPAYPVEAVDTTGAGDTFNAAFAVALAEGKETIEALKFANRAASLSVTKFGAQGGMPKREQLEEYLN from the coding sequence GTGGTGAATGTAACGGTTATTGGAAGTTCTTCTATGGACTTCGTTGTAACGACACGGGTACGTCCAGGTGTAGGAGAGACAGTCATGGGTGAATCCTTTAAGGTTGTTCCCGGAGGGAAAGGAGCAAATCAAGCAGTGGCTGCAGCACGATTGGGAGCTAATGTTTCTATGATTGGCTGCGTCGGCGATGACTATTATGGTCAAGTTATTCTGGATAATTTCGAAAAGAATGGTGTTGTGACTCGTAATGTGAAACCGGTTACAGGTGTGCCAAGCGGAACAGCTCATATTATGATAACGGATGGCGATAACAACATTGTGGTAGTGAAGGGAGCAAATAATCATGTCACACCTGCTACTATCGAAAAAGCTTTGGAGGTAATCCAGACATCAGATATTGTTCTTATTCAGCATGAGATTCCGATGGAGACAGTAGAATATGTCAGCCAAATGTGCGAAAAATATGGTGTACCATTACTTTTAAATCCAGCACCGGCTGCGCCGTTGTCGGAAGATATTTTGAGCAGAGTAACATTTTTGACACCTAATGAACATGAAGCAGCTGAATTATTTAAAGAGAAACATTTATCGGAAGTATTGAAGCATTATCCGAATAAGTTATTTATCACAGAAGGGAAAAACGGCGTTCGCTATTTTAATGGAAATGAAGAGGTAGTAGTCCCTGCTTATCCAGTTGAAGCAGTTGATACGACTGGAGCTGGAGATACATTTAATGCGGCATTTGCTGTAGCCCTAGCAGAAGGAAAAGAAACTATAGAAGCATTGAAATTTGCAAATCGCGCTGCTTCTTTATCAGTAACAAAATTCGGTGCTCAAGGAGGAATGCCTAAACGCGAGCAATTAGAAGAGTATCTTAATTAG
- a CDS encoding LacI family DNA-binding transcriptional regulator, protein MATIKQVAERAGVSVATVSRVLNDNGYVQLDTRKKVEEAIDQLGYIPNEVARSLYKKESRFIGLLLPDITNPFFPEMARGVEDELQEEGFYLLFGNSDESLERELKYIQTFVQNNVVGLISATNLADKANYDNLPIPTVFLDRGSQSEYSVYSDGVEGGRIAASEMIKRGSRKITVLKGPAHVMPVQERFQGTIEVLVQANVDFQVISLESLSFQEGMRRAYEIFEKFPETDGIIASNDTTATAILHEALSRGKSIPDEVQIIGFDDIQQSSLVFPSLSTIRQPIYDMGREAAKLLIKLIKKQAVEQPHIKLDVSYVNRNTTRKVK, encoded by the coding sequence GTGGCTACTATTAAACAGGTTGCAGAAAGAGCTGGAGTTTCTGTTGCGACAGTTTCTCGAGTCTTGAATGACAATGGGTATGTACAATTAGATACTAGAAAAAAAGTGGAAGAGGCGATCGATCAGCTTGGGTATATCCCTAATGAAGTGGCGCGTTCTTTATATAAAAAAGAATCCCGTTTTATTGGTTTGCTGCTGCCGGATATTACAAACCCCTTTTTTCCAGAGATGGCTCGTGGTGTTGAGGATGAGCTTCAGGAAGAAGGATTCTATTTGCTTTTTGGTAACAGTGATGAGAGCTTAGAACGAGAGCTAAAGTATATTCAAACTTTTGTACAAAATAATGTGGTCGGTCTTATATCTGCAACAAACTTAGCAGATAAAGCCAATTACGATAATTTACCCATACCAACCGTGTTTTTGGACCGTGGTTCCCAAAGCGAATATTCTGTTTACTCCGATGGTGTAGAAGGCGGCAGAATAGCGGCCAGTGAAATGATTAAGCGAGGCAGCCGTAAAATAACAGTTCTCAAAGGTCCGGCGCATGTCATGCCGGTTCAAGAGCGTTTTCAAGGAACTATTGAAGTTTTAGTCCAAGCCAATGTCGATTTTCAAGTGATTTCGTTGGAGTCTCTTTCTTTCCAAGAAGGAATGAGACGAGCATATGAAATTTTTGAGAAGTTTCCTGAGACAGATGGAATTATTGCAAGTAATGATACGACAGCTACAGCCATACTGCATGAAGCTTTGAGTCGTGGGAAATCTATTCCCGATGAGGTCCAAATTATTGGATTTGACGATATTCAGCAAAGCAGCCTGGTGTTTCCATCCTTATCTACGATTAGACAACCGATTTATGATATGGGAAGAGAAGCGGCTAAATTACTAATAAAATTAATTAAGAAGCAAGCGGTTGAACAACCGCATATTAAATTAGATGTATCATACGTAAATCGCAATACAACTAGGAAGGTGAAATAA
- a CDS encoding restriction endonuclease produces the protein MARRSGLMATIAREAARQARISEAERKRYEREQIRIAKEQQRQHIQNEKDAKLRYIESRIEETDDLNYELAERIKDLYGILDHTLQVNDMVSFNSLKINEKFRDFIVPTSISVPLTKPQLDDYINKIKSPNLFTKLIPGFEKKYQSALIEAKQQYENGLVLYEAKENERLVAKDRLKSEYDQEKYMFEIKVRDRNLEIDAFEESYRNGEREAIIDYNAMVLERSEYPAGFPQIFRLAYISDSKELVIDYELPNKDIVPTTMEYRYVKTKDEISEKFRKIQEIKNMYSDVVAGVTLRTIHEVLEADQGNVIDVVVFSAYVHSVDPATGKDSMPYLISIRVTKEKFEGLDLNRVEKSVCLRNLGAQVSPRPTELQAVKPILEFDMVDKRFVEHEDMLGSLQGLPNLMELNPYEFEMLVTDLFARMGLDAKLTRSSKDGGVDCVAFDTRPIVGGKVVIQAKRYKNTVGVSAVRDLYGTMLNEGANKGILVTTKSYGPDAYEFAKDKPIELIDGGGLLYLLEKNGINARIIFE, from the coding sequence TTGGCTAGAAGAAGTGGTTTAATGGCTACAATAGCAAGAGAAGCTGCAAGACAGGCAAGAATAAGTGAGGCAGAGAGGAAAAGATATGAACGCGAACAAATTAGAATTGCAAAAGAACAGCAAAGACAACATATTCAAAATGAAAAGGATGCAAAATTACGTTATATAGAAAGCAGAATAGAGGAAACAGATGATCTGAATTATGAGCTTGCTGAACGTATTAAAGATTTATACGGTATATTAGATCACACGTTACAAGTGAATGATATGGTTTCTTTTAACTCTTTGAAGATTAACGAAAAGTTTAGAGATTTCATCGTGCCTACTAGTATTTCTGTTCCGTTAACTAAACCTCAACTAGATGATTATATTAATAAGATAAAGTCCCCAAATCTTTTTACAAAGTTAATCCCTGGTTTTGAAAAGAAATATCAGAGTGCATTAATTGAAGCAAAACAACAATACGAGAATGGCCTTGTTCTGTACGAGGCAAAAGAAAATGAAAGATTAGTTGCAAAGGACAGGTTAAAGTCAGAATACGATCAAGAAAAGTATATGTTTGAGATAAAAGTTAGAGATAGAAATCTAGAAATCGATGCCTTTGAGGAAAGTTATCGAAATGGTGAAAGAGAAGCAATTATTGATTATAATGCTATGGTACTTGAACGTTCTGAATACCCTGCTGGATTTCCTCAAATTTTTCGATTAGCATATATATCAGATTCTAAAGAACTAGTGATTGATTACGAGCTTCCAAATAAGGATATTGTCCCAACAACGATGGAATATAGATATGTTAAAACAAAAGATGAGATAAGTGAGAAATTCAGAAAAATTCAAGAGATTAAAAATATGTATTCAGATGTTGTAGCGGGTGTGACCCTTCGAACCATTCATGAGGTATTAGAGGCAGATCAGGGGAATGTTATAGATGTTGTGGTTTTTAGTGCGTATGTGCATTCGGTCGATCCTGCTACGGGTAAAGATAGTATGCCGTACCTCATTTCAATTAGGGTTACGAAAGAAAAATTTGAGGGGCTTGATTTAAATCGCGTGGAAAAATCAGTATGTTTAAGGAATTTGGGAGCACAGGTATCTCCTCGACCCACTGAATTGCAAGCTGTAAAACCAATTTTGGAGTTTGATATGGTTGACAAACGTTTTGTTGAACATGAAGATATGCTTGGATCATTGCAAGGGCTTCCTAATTTAATGGAACTAAACCCATATGAGTTTGAGATGTTAGTTACAGATTTGTTCGCAAGAATGGGATTAGATGCAAAATTGACCCGTTCATCAAAAGATGGTGGTGTTGATTGCGTTGCCTTCGATACCCGGCCTATAGTGGGCGGTAAAGTAGTTATTCAGGCAAAACGTTATAAAAATACTGTAGGTGTTTCAGCTGTAAGAGACTTGTACGGGACAATGTTAAATGAGGGAGCAAACAAAGGAATTTTAGTTACAACAAAAAGTTATGGTCCAGATGCCTATGAATTTGCAAAAGATAAGCCGATTGAGTTAATTGATGGCGGAGGATTACTCTACTTGTTAGAAAAGAATGGAATTAATGCACGAATCATTTTTGAATGA
- a CDS encoding NupC/NupG family nucleoside CNT transporter yields the protein MKYLIFILCLIAIFLLAYLVSFDRKMVKKKLKTIAIILGIQILLAYVFLHTTIGIKIIGGASKLFEKLLGYANVGIEFVFGGMIEGGYATFLLTALFPIVFICALLGILQYFKILPWFIKIMGTGLNKISRLGKLESYSAVSAVIIGMTAVFVSIKDLLPKLNKQQMYTIAACSISTVDLSIVGAYMNMIDPKFVILAIILNLFSVFVILSIVNPYNPDEENEALTVISQPAEKDERGFFEILSDYMMDGFNLVLAIVAMLLGFVALVAFLNGIFDGIFGVDFQTILGYIFAPFAFLMGVPWDEAVRFGGLIATKLLSNEFVAMTSFIEMEGLSERSTGIISVFLVSFANFGSIGMIIGALKGLCPDQSKVVAGFSLRLLYGATLVSFLSAAVVGLIL from the coding sequence ATGAAGTACCTAATTTTCATCCTATGCTTAATTGCAATTTTTCTACTAGCATATTTAGTGAGTTTCGATAGGAAAATGGTTAAGAAAAAGCTCAAAACCATTGCTATCATTCTAGGTATTCAAATTCTATTGGCTTATGTTTTCCTGCATACAACGATTGGTATCAAGATAATTGGTGGTGCTTCCAAATTATTTGAGAAGCTATTAGGCTACGCTAATGTAGGGATTGAATTTGTATTCGGGGGTATGATCGAGGGTGGTTACGCCACTTTCTTATTAACCGCATTATTCCCTATTGTATTTATCTGTGCGTTACTTGGTATTTTACAATACTTCAAGATCCTTCCTTGGTTCATTAAAATTATGGGGACAGGATTGAACAAAATCAGCAGGCTTGGCAAGCTAGAATCCTATAGTGCAGTAAGTGCCGTTATTATCGGTATGACAGCTGTATTCGTCTCCATTAAAGATCTTTTGCCAAAACTCAACAAACAACAAATGTATACAATTGCTGCTTGTTCGATATCAACGGTTGATTTAAGTATTGTTGGCGCTTATATGAATATGATTGATCCTAAGTTTGTGATTTTAGCAATTATTCTTAACCTGTTTAGTGTATTTGTCATTCTATCCATTGTTAACCCATATAATCCAGATGAGGAAAATGAAGCACTGACAGTGATTAGCCAGCCAGCGGAAAAAGACGAACGCGGATTCTTTGAAATACTCTCTGATTACATGATGGACGGATTCAATCTGGTATTGGCTATTGTTGCTATGCTGCTAGGATTTGTAGCATTGGTTGCTTTCCTAAATGGTATTTTTGACGGTATTTTTGGTGTGGATTTCCAAACTATATTGGGCTATATTTTTGCTCCTTTTGCTTTCTTAATGGGTGTGCCTTGGGACGAAGCGGTTCGCTTCGGTGGATTAATTGCAACTAAGCTGCTGTCTAACGAATTCGTGGCAATGACAAGCTTTATAGAAATGGAAGGATTATCAGAAAGATCTACAGGTATTATTTCGGTATTCCTTGTATCGTTTGCTAACTTTGGTTCAATCGGTATGATCATTGGTGCCTTGAAAGGTCTTTGTCCGGATCAAAGTAAAGTCGTTGCTGGTTTTAGTCTTCGTTTGCTCTATGGAGCGACCCTTGTTAGCTTTTTATCCGCGGCAGTAGTCGGTCTAATTTTATAA